The genomic DNA CAGCTTCACCTCGGCCGCGTACAGCCTCGGAGCGAGTTGGATGGCATCCCGCAGGGAGCGCTTGGCGGGTTCCACCTGCTTGGACTCGGCCAGCACGAGCCCCTGGGCGAGGTGGGCGATGGCCACCTGACGGCCGCCATCCACCGCGCGCGCGGCATAGGTCCGGGCCGAGTTCATGTCCTTGCGCCCCATCGCGAGCAACGCGCGCAACGCGAACGAGGGAGCGTGCGTGGCATCCACCTCGGCCACCTTCTTGAACATCTTCTCCGCGTTGGAGGCATCCCCCAGGTGGAAGCGCAGCAGGCCCTCGTACAGGTGGGGAAGCAGATCGTCCTCTCCCCGAGAGGTCGCCGCGACGGCGCCCTCGAGTCCCACCAGGAACTCGGCGTTGCGCAGGTAGAAGGGGGTGACCACGGGACGCGGCGTGAGGCGGAGGGGATCCGCCTGGATGGCCTGGGCGAAGTAGCGGAAGGACTCATCCCGGCGGCCCTCCTGCGCGGCGGCGACTCCGGCCAGCAGCAAGGCGTCCGTGCGACGCGGGTCGAGCTTCGCCGCCTCCGTGAACGGCGCGATCGCCTCGGCGGGCTTGCGCTCGAGCAGACGAATCCGGCCCTCGAGCATCTTCTCCAGGGAGAGGTCTCCCAGGTGGCCCTTGAGCGTGGCGAGGTGGGTGGACGCCTCGGCGGCGTCCTTGCGCGCCAGCGCCACGAGCAGGAGCTGCAGGTGGACCGGTGGGTTGTTCTTCACCAGTTGCAGGGCCTCGCGGCCCGCCTTGGCGGAAGCTTCCAGGTTGTTGGACAACCGCTCGGCGGCCGACAGGTGCAGCAGCAGTTCCGCCACGTCGCGCTCGTCGTACTTGTCCCGGTTGCGCAGCAGGCCGCGCAGGGACGACAGCGCCGCGGGCACCCCACCCTCCACCTGGTAGCGCATCACCGCGAGCGCCAACTGGGCCTGGATGTCATTGGGAGCGCTCTTGAGACGCGCCTCGTAGAGCTGACGTGCCAGCGGCACCTCTCCCACTTCCATGTAGATACGAGCCAGGGTGGTGCGCGTCTCCCAGTGCTCGGGATCCTGCTCGAGCCGCTTCTGCAACCGGCCGATCGCCAGCGAGTAGTCGCCCGACGTCTCATCCGCCAGCGCGCGGTAGTAGTGCACACGCTGCAGATCCGGGGCGATGGCCAGCGCCGACTCGAAGTGCTGCGTGGCCAGCTCCCGCGAGGAGCCCAGGAAGGTGCGGCCGAGCAGCAGGTGGGCCTCGGCCTTCGGCGCCGCGGAGCCCGCGGGGGCGTTGAGCACTTCCTCCGCGAGCTTGCGCGCCTGATCCAGGTTCTGCTCGTCCCCGGAGCGGGCCAGCAGCAGGTTCGCATGCGCCACCAGGAGATCCGGGGCACGCTGAGCCCGGCCCTCGGCGGCTTCGATCAACATGCGCGCTTCCTGGAAGGTCGCGTCATCCATGAACGAGCCACTGCCCAGGGAGATCGCCTGGACATAGCCGCCGATGGCGACGTCGCTCCGTGGATCCAACAGCACCGCGCGCTGGAAGGACTCCGCCGCCTGCAGATAGGCGAAGCGTTGATCCTTCGCGAGCAGCGTCTGCCCCTGCTCGATGAGCTGTTTGCTGTCTCCTTCCTGGGCATCCACGAACATGAGCTGCCAGCGAGGCAGCACGGCCTCGATCGCGGGGGGCAGCGCGGCCGACGCGGAAGCACCTCCACCGCCCGACGCTCCGGCCCCACTCCCGGCCGGCTGGCCCACCAGGGCCCGGACCTCGGGAACGAAGAAGTAGGCGGCCCCACCCGCTCCCGCGAGCAGCAGGAGCACCAGCACGGCCACCAGGGGGCCCTTGCTCCGGCCACTGGAGGCCGACACGGCCACGCCGGTACGCGCGACCACGGGGCGAGCGGCGCTTCGGGGCTCGGCGGGCAGGGCGGGCGCGGGAGCACGTGCGCCACCCCCCTCGGGTGCCGCCACCGGGGCCGCCGCACTGGCCGACATGGACGAGTCCATCGGCGGCAGGTCGATGACCTCCACGGAGCGGTTCTCGGGGACGGGAGCGGGCACGGGCTTCTGGGCGCGCTGCCGGCAGTCCTCACAGGCCCCGAGCGCCTGATCGAATGGATCCACGAGCGGCTTGCCACATTCACGGCAGCCGCGCGGAGTCGGGGCGGGAGCGGGCGCCACCGGGGCGGGAGCCGGAGCCGCCACGCCGGGCGAGGCGGACGTGGGCGGTGCCCCGAAGAAGTCCATCAGGGGATCCGCCTCGGCGGACGCGGAGGCGGGAGCGGGCTCCTCCACGGGCGGCGGCGGGGAGTAGCCGGGAGGCGCGTTGAAGTCGAACAGCGCGTCGTCCGATGAATCCGGGAACGCCGCGGCGGCCGGCTTGGGCTGCGGCGCGGGCGCGGGATCCGGAACGGGCGGCGGCGGGGAGTAGCCGGGAGGCGCGTTGAAGTCGAACAGCGCGTCGTCCGATGGATCCGGGAACGCCGCGACGGCCGGCTTGGGCTGCGGCGCGGGCCGGGCCTGCATGGGCGCGGCCGGCTTGGGCGCTGGAGCGGGCGGTGGCGGCTGGGCGATGTCGTCGAACAGCAGATCGCCCGACGGCAGCGAATAGCCCGGGGTGTTCGGCCGGGGGTCCTCGGTGTCGAGCACCGGGTTCGAGGGCGAGGACGCGGTGAGATCGGCGAGGTCGCCGAACAGGGAATCCTTCGAGGCCGCTGGTGCCCCGCCTGGAGACGCGAGGTCATCCAGCAGCGAGCCAGGCGACGACTCCGATGAGTCGGGCGGCGCGAGATCTCCCAGGTCGCCGAAGAGCTCATCGGACAGGGAGGCGGACGGCGTCAGGGGGCGCGCCAGTGCGGCGGGCTTGGGCGCGGGGGCCGCGGGCTTGGGCGCCGGGGCGGCGGGTTTGGCGGCCACCGCGGGTTTGGGCGCCGGAGCGGCGGGGCGGCGGGCGCGGGGGAGTCCTCGCGCTTCACCAGTTGGAGGTGGCGGCAGCGTGGACATTGCGCACGCACACCCTTGGGAGTGATGACCCGGTCATCGATGGCGTAGGCCGCCGCGCATTTTTGGCAGGAGATCCGCATGGCTCAGTGCCGGAAGTGTCTCACTCCCGTGAGCACCATTGCCATTCCATGTTCATCCGCCGCCGCGATCAGTTCCGCGTCGCGCACCGAGCCTCCCGGTTGAATCACACAGGTGGCTCCCGCCCGAGCGGCCTCGTCGAGCCCATCCCGGAAGGGGAAGAAGGCATCCGAGGCCACCGCGCTGCCCCGGAGGGCCTCACCGCCCCGGGCCGTGGCGATCTTCGCCGACTCCACCCGACTCGTTTGACCTCCACCGGCGGCGAGCAGCTTTTGACCCTCGGCGAAGACGATGGCGTTGCTCTTCACGTGCTTGCACACCCGCCAGGCGAAGCGCAGGGCCTTTTCCTCCTCGGCGGTGGGCGCGCGCTTGCTGACCACCTTCCAGTCCAGCGGCGGCTCGACGGAGTCCTTGTCGTGCACGACCAGACCGCCCGACACGCTCCGTGCTTCCAACTGGGCTCTCGGGCGGGCCGTGGGCGAGGCCAGGGCGGGCCCCGCCTCCAGCAGGCGCAGGTTCTTCTTCGCCGACAGTACCTTCTGAGCCTCGGCCGAATAGGACGGAGCGATGACGGCCTCGAGGAACGTCTCCGCCAGGGCCTCGGCCGTCGCCGGATCCACCTCGCGGTTGAACGCCACGATGCCGCCGAAGGCCGAGACCTCATCGATCGCACGCGCCGTGCGGTAGGCCTTCACCAACGCGTCGTCCAGGGCCACGCCACACGGGGTGTTGTGCTTGATGATGACCGCGCAGGGCTGCTCCGGAAACTCGAGCACCAGGCCGAGCGCCGCGTCCAGATCCAGGATGTTGTTGTACGACAGCTCCTTGCCCTGGAGCACGCGCGAGAAGGCCACGGTGGGCTCCGCGGGCGCGGCGTGCTCGCGGTAGAAGGCGCCGCGCTGGTGCGGATTCTCCCCGTAGCGCAGGCTCTGCACCTTCTGGAACCCGAGCGTGAGCTCCTGGGGGAAGGGCTCCGCGGCCTGCTCCGACAACCAGCCCGAGATGGAAGCGTCATAGGCCGCGGTGTGCGCGAAGGCCTTGCGCATCAGCCTTCGGCGCGTCTCCTCGCTGGTGGCACGCGATGCCTCCAGCTCCGCCAACACGGCCCCATAGTCCTCGGGGTCCACCACCACCGTCACATGGCGGAAGTTCTTCGCGGAGGCGCGCACCATCGCCGGCCCCCCGATGTCGATCTGCTCGATGACCTCCGCCTCGGATGCCCCGGAGGCGACCGTCTGGCGGAAGGGGTACAGGTTGACCGCCACGAGCGAGATGGGGGTGATGCCGTGCGCGGCCATCTCCGCGCGATCCGACTCCAGCTCGGGCCGGCCAAGCAGTCCACCATGGATGCGGGGATGGAGCGTCTTCACCCGCCCTCCGAGGATCTCCGGGCTCTGGGTGTGCTCGGAGACCTTGCGGGCGGGAACTCCCGCTGCCTGGAGCGCCGCGAGGGTGCCACCCGTGGACAGCAGCTCGAAACCGAGCCGCACGAGCCCTTGGGCGAAAGGAACCAGACCGCGTTTGTCGGACACGCTGAGAAGGGCCAGCATGGGGTTGGGGGCGCCTCCACCGGGTAGGAGAAGGCCGTCCCTCTAGCAACCACCCCCCGGGGTGTCAACGAACCGGGAGGGCCGCGCGAGCCCTTTTCGTCCTGTTTTTCAGGGCTTGCGAGCCGAGACCGGGGGCTCGGCCTCGGTGGCCTCGCGCAGCTTGAGCAGCCCGCGCGTCTCCACCTGGCGAATGCGCTCGCGGGTGAGGTTCATGATGGCCCCCACCTCCTCGAGCGTGATGCCGCCCTTCTCCGCCACATCCAGGGCGCACGTGTGCTCGAGCTCCCAGATTTCCTTGTCCGGGAAGTTGAGCTTGATGGACCCCGTCTCCGGATTCACATCCAGGTAGAGGTTGTGCTTACACGATACGAACAGGCACGGACGCGCGCCATTCACGCAGTCCGCCCGGGTCTTCGGCCGCTGGGAATCGACGGCCTGGAGCAGATCGCCCTCCTCGGGGTCCACCTGACCCGTCAGGCGACGACGGCGCAAATCCCTCGCCATCTCCTTGCGCGACATCGTCTTCGAGCGACGGCGCTCCGCTCCCCCCTCCGCCTCCTCGGGCGCCTCCTCCTCCGGCCGCTGCTGCTTCACTTCAGACATGTCCCCTCCAAAAGCTGGGCCTTCTCTATACCCGTTCCCCAGGCTTTCAGACTATGGCGAATGGCGCTTTTCGTCGCGACGCGGCGACGTCCCCCCGCTCGGGGCGCACGCCGGGGGCTTCTGATCGCCGGTGAACACTTCGGAAGATTTCACGCGATGTCCCGCATGAGGTCCGACACCGCGGACTCCACCCGGGACACTACTTTTTTCGCGGAACGTTGAACTTCTTCGTCACCTTGGAATCGGCGGTGATGGTGACGGGGAAGTTCCTCGTGTGCGAGGGGTGCTTGAAGGTCAGCTGGTAGGTGCCGGGCGCGAGCTCGATGCTCAGGGGCTGCTGCAACTCACGCTTGTAGAGTTTGCCGTCGATATAGAGGTCGGCATAGGGCACGGCCTGGACGGTGAGGTAGCCCTTGGCCTGGACAACGGGAGCCGCCGGAGCGGGTGCTTCCTCGCGCTTCACCTCCTGCTCCGCGACAGCCGCCGGGGGAATCTCGGGCCGGGCGGGGGGCGTGCTGGAGGGAGGCGTGACTGGGACGCTGGGTGAACGCGCCTCCACCTGGGCGGGCGGCGTGGACGCGGGTGCCGAGGACATCCGCCACGCCGTCACTCCGCCCGCGAGGACCAGGAACGCCACGCCCGCGCCCACCCATACCGGAGTGCGCCCACGCCGGGAGTCCGGGGTTGGCGCCGGAGGGACTGGGGCCACGGGGGCGGGCTCCGGCGAGGGCGAGTTCCCACTGACGCGTTCCACGGCGGGTTCCGCCGGAACGGCCGCTGGCCCCTCGCCCGTCTTGCCGTCCCGGGACAGCACCAGGGTGGACGCGGAGACGAGGGAGTCCTCGGGCACGCTCAGGCGCTCGACCCGTTCGTACGGGAGAGCGGGAGTTCGTCCTGGCAGGACGGCGGTGGACTCCCGGAGGGGTGGGGCCACGCTCGCGGACTCACTCGCGGGAGGCTCCGCCGTTGAGGCCGCTGGCGCCTCGACGCGCTCCGGAGAGGGCGCGGTCGGCTCCATCCCCACGGGGGGAACGCCGCCGGAGCGGGGACGGGAGCGGTCCTGGAGCAACGCG from Melittangium boletus DSM 14713 includes the following:
- the purH gene encoding bifunctional phosphoribosylaminoimidazolecarboxamide formyltransferase/IMP cyclohydrolase, producing MLALLSVSDKRGLVPFAQGLVRLGFELLSTGGTLAALQAAGVPARKVSEHTQSPEILGGRVKTLHPRIHGGLLGRPELESDRAEMAAHGITPISLVAVNLYPFRQTVASGASEAEVIEQIDIGGPAMVRASAKNFRHVTVVVDPEDYGAVLAELEASRATSEETRRRLMRKAFAHTAAYDASISGWLSEQAAEPFPQELTLGFQKVQSLRYGENPHQRGAFYREHAAPAEPTVAFSRVLQGKELSYNNILDLDAALGLVLEFPEQPCAVIIKHNTPCGVALDDALVKAYRTARAIDEVSAFGGIVAFNREVDPATAEALAETFLEAVIAPSYSAEAQKVLSAKKNLRLLEAGPALASPTARPRAQLEARSVSGGLVVHDKDSVEPPLDWKVVSKRAPTAEEEKALRFAWRVCKHVKSNAIVFAEGQKLLAAGGGQTSRVESAKIATARGGEALRGSAVASDAFFPFRDGLDEAARAGATCVIQPGGSVRDAELIAAADEHGMAMVLTGVRHFRH
- a CDS encoding sigma factor-like helix-turn-helix DNA-binding protein → MSEVKQQRPEEEAPEEAEGGAERRRSKTMSRKEMARDLRRRRLTGQVDPEEGDLLQAVDSQRPKTRADCVNGARPCLFVSCKHNLYLDVNPETGSIKLNFPDKEIWELEHTCALDVAEKGGITLEEVGAIMNLTRERIRQVETRGLLKLREATEAEPPVSARKP
- a CDS encoding tetratricopeptide repeat protein, with amino-acid sequence MSTLPPPPTGEARGLPRARRPAAPAPKPAVAAKPAAPAPKPAAPAPKPAALARPLTPSASLSDELFGDLGDLAPPDSSESSPGSLLDDLASPGGAPAASKDSLFGDLADLTASSPSNPVLDTEDPRPNTPGYSLPSGDLLFDDIAQPPPPAPAPKPAAPMQARPAPQPKPAVAAFPDPSDDALFDFNAPPGYSPPPPVPDPAPAPQPKPAAAAFPDSSDDALFDFNAPPGYSPPPPVEEPAPASASAEADPLMDFFGAPPTSASPGVAAPAPAPVAPAPAPTPRGCRECGKPLVDPFDQALGACEDCRQRAQKPVPAPVPENRSVEVIDLPPMDSSMSASAAAPVAAPEGGGARAPAPALPAEPRSAARPVVARTGVAVSASSGRSKGPLVAVLVLLLLAGAGGAAYFFVPEVRALVGQPAGSGAGASGGGGASASAALPPAIEAVLPRWQLMFVDAQEGDSKQLIEQGQTLLAKDQRFAYLQAAESFQRAVLLDPRSDVAIGGYVQAISLGSGSFMDDATFQEARMLIEAAEGRAQRAPDLLVAHANLLLARSGDEQNLDQARKLAEEVLNAPAGSAAPKAEAHLLLGRTFLGSSRELATQHFESALAIAPDLQRVHYYRALADETSGDYSLAIGRLQKRLEQDPEHWETRTTLARIYMEVGEVPLARQLYEARLKSAPNDIQAQLALAVMRYQVEGGVPAALSSLRGLLRNRDKYDERDVAELLLHLSAAERLSNNLEASAKAGREALQLVKNNPPVHLQLLLVALARKDAAEASTHLATLKGHLGDLSLEKMLEGRIRLLERKPAEAIAPFTEAAKLDPRRTDALLLAGVAAAQEGRRDESFRYFAQAIQADPLRLTPRPVVTPFYLRNAEFLVGLEGAVAATSRGEDDLLPHLYEGLLRFHLGDASNAEKMFKKVAEVDATHAPSFALRALLAMGRKDMNSARTYAARAVDGGRQVAIAHLAQGLVLAESKQVEPAKRSLRDAIQLAPRLYAAEVKLDELEAASGSAPVKERLVRLLGLDPSYLPAKRVLYQLDKRG